A region of the Neomicrococcus lactis genome:
GCCAAAGGGTACCGGTTATCTCAATGAGCGCACGCGAAGAGCTAATGCAGGTCGTCGACAATCATCGGGCCGCCGTGGAGCGGAACGAGCGGATTCCTATGCCAAGCGACTGGACGTTCGGCCGGGTTGACGACGAGACAGCTCGGCACGCGGCAGTGCTCATTCTCTTTGGCCACTTGGACAACGTTCCTGCGGTCTCTCACGACTCGACCGTCTCCGACGAGCTCGATGTGCTCTTGCTCGAGCGCGCTCGCACTCTGCGCAAGCACCCCGGCCAGATCGCGTTTCCGGGCGGCGGCGTGGATGACACGGACCGCGATGTCACGCACACCGCTCTGCGCGAGGCCGTTGAAGAGACGGGTCTGGATCCGGCTGGCGTGGACGTCTTGGGGCGTCTGCAACTCACCGAACTTCCCGTCACCAACTTCCTCGTTACTCCCGTGATCGGCTGGTGGACGAAGCCGTCACCCGTGGAGGCCGTGGACGTGAATGAGTCCCGGACCGTTTTCCGAGCTCCCGTGGCGGACCTCTTGAACCCGGAGAATCGGCGCAGCGTTCGTGTGGAACGCGACGGCCACACGCACTTCAGCCCAGGCTTTGTGGTGGGCGATCGAGTGGTGTGGGGCTTTACGGCGATTGTGCTGGACCGCTTGTTCAACGAAGCAGGCTGGACTATTCCATGGGAGCCGGCGGAAGAGATCACCCCGCCGTTTTCGAACCGACACTAGGGCGCTATTTGGCGTCGGAGTACTTGTCTACGATGGCTACGGTCAGCGGGAACTCCACCGTCGTATTGCCAAACATCCATTTCGTCGCTTGGGCGGCCGCGTCTTCGATGCAGGCTTGAGCGCGCTCGGCGTACTCTTCGGGCGTGTGAACCATGACTTCGTCATGCAGGAAGAAGACCAGCTCGGGGCGAGCTGCGGCGTCGTCGTCCTCCAAAAAATTGAAAGCTAACTGCCTGCGCAACTCCGCGATCCACATCAGCGCCCACTCTGCCGCGCTGCCTTGCACCAAGAAATTGCGGGTGTAGCGGCCGCGCGTGCGGGCGATGGTGCCGGCGCGGGACTGCTCTTCGTGCGAGGACGTCTGCTGGGAAGCGAGCCAGCGCGGGCCAGGTCGGGGCGTGGTGCGGCCCAAATGTGTGGAGACGACGCCGCCGGTCTCGCCTGCGCGCGCTGCCTTTTCCAAAGCCGCGATGGCGGTGGGGTAGAGCTTTCTGAGCGTAGGCATGAGACGTGCCGATTCGCCCGTGGTGGCTCCATACATGGCACCGAGCATTGCGACTTTGGCGTGCGCGCGATCGCCGCCGAAGCCCTGCGAAGCCACGGACTCGTAGAGGTCCTGACCGCGAGATGCCTGGCTCAGACCCTCGTCGCGGGACATCGCGGCAAGAATGCGGGGCTCCAGCTGAGACGCATCAGCAACTACCAATTTCCAGCCCTCACGGGGGCGAACGGCCTCGCGAATACCGCGCGGAATCTGGAGCGCGCCGCCGCCGCGGGACGCCCAACGACCGGTGATGACGCCGCCCACAACGTATTCAGGGTGGAAGCGACCGTCGCGCACCCACGTGCTGAGCCAGTGCCAGCCGTTTGCCGTATAGAGCCGGTACATCTTCTTGTAGGTCAGGAGTGGCTCGATGACCGGGTGGTTCTTGCCTTTGAGCTCCCATTTGCTCGAGGAATTCACAGGAATGCCGTTGCGCTGGAGCGCGCGCACGAGGTCCTGCGGGGAATCCGGATTCAGCCCCGGTGTGTAGAGTAGCCGGCCGATCTCTTCCGCGAGCGCTTGAAGTTTGGCGGGGCGGTGTCCGGGCGTGGTTTCGGGGCCGAGAGTCTCTTCGAGGATGTGCTTGTGCGCCTCTTCGTTCCAAGGGAGGCCGAAGAATCCCATCTCCGTGGCCGCGATGGCGCCTGCCGACTCGGCGGCGATCAGGAGCCTCAAGCGGGACCCTGCGGGAGTATGCGGGATGGCCGCCATCTGGAGTCGAAGTTCTGCGATCTGGTACTCGACGGAGGCGTTCTTCTCTTTATGAGGTTCGAAGAGCGAATCTTGGTGGGTGTCCTCAGCATCGGTGAGGAATTGAGTGAGCTCGCCGTGGTTTTCCTCGTGCCAGTCCTTACTGATCTCTTCAATGTAGGGAGTGCGCAGGGCAGTCTGTGCGAATCTCAAGAGGTTGCGGGTGAGGCGCAGATCGTGGGCACGCTGGATGGCGAGTGGGTGTTTGTGTGAGTCTCGTGCGTCCGCTTCAAGCATCCCGCGGTACCAGCGGGACGTGTCCGACCATACCCAGCGGGCGGTGGGGTGCTGTTCGGTGATGTCTCGGGCGGCGGAGGCTAGAGCCCGGGCGCCAAAGATGACCATGGGGTGGCCAATCTCTTTCAGGTCCGAGTCCAGGAACTGAATGACCGCAGAGGCTGCTTGTGATTCGAGTTCCGGCTGCTGCACCGAATGAGTCGCCACCACTACGTAGCTTGTCATGACCGGATACGACCTTCTGCCAGAGTGGAAATTCTTTCACTCACATTAGTGGGTTGTTGGCGCCGCGTGCTGGGTTCCATCCACAGAAGAGCCGGTTGTCCATTGTGGCGTCAGTGCGGCGCGCGAATCTTGGGTCATGAAAAATACTGCTTCTCCGGTGCGCGTCACCGACGACTCTATTTCCTTTACCAAGCGGCGTAAGACGGCGAACGTTCTGGTGGTCACCGATCTCGCCGCGCTCGCAGATGACATGGTGCTCTTGGCGACCGTCGCCGGGGTGGATGCCGTGGTGGTTCCCGTCGCTGAGGCTCGGGGTTCCTGGCTGCAAAACGGCATGGAACGCTTTGGGTGGGATCCTCGAGCGATTTTGGTGGGGCCTGATGCTTTGGATGCGGCTCCGCAGTCAGCCGCCGAAGCCGAAATGCACGAGTGGATCTTGCTGGGCAACGAACTGCAGCAAGCCTCGCTTTTGGCTGTTGCGGCAAGAGCCCCACGGATTCGTGTGGCTATCCTCCCGTTCTCCGCGGAATGGCTGGGCAATTTTCTGACCGAGTTGTCCCGCCGTGGCGGGGAAGCGGAGCACATGACGTTTCTGGGTTTGGCAGGTGGAGTCGGCACCACAACGGCAGCGGCGCTTTTCGCGGCTCGGTGTGTGGGGTCCGGCCAGTCCGTGGTGCTCGTGGACGCGGATCCGCTAAGCGGTGGGATGTGGGAGCGTCTCTCCATGGGTCCTCATGAGGATTCATCGTGGGAGTCTCTCAATCACCACGAGCCAGTTCCGTGGGGAGTGCACATCGCCGAAGTCTTGCCGCAGACCCACGGCGTTAGCGTCCTGACGTGGAATCCAGCCGGAGGAGAGCACGCCGCAACGCCGAATCTGCCCGTGGACTTCGTTGCCGAGACCATTCAGGAACTGCGGTCAGCGTTCGATTGTGTGGTGGTGGACGCTGGCCGTTTGTCCCCATCGTCTTTGGGACTTGCCGAAACGTCGACGCACAACGTGGTGGTGGCACACGCGAGCGGACTGGCCAGCGGCCAATCGGAAGTGCTGTATTCAGGCGCCCGGTTTGGAGCAATTCCTCGCCGCTATGGTCTGGCGATCATTGGCGCGCATCCGAAAGGTTTTGACGCCTATGCCCTCCTGAACCAGACGGACGCGAGCTACAGATCGAGCCTTCCGTCGGTGAAGCGCATTGCCCAGCTGAGCGCTCAAGGCCGGCTCCTCGAAGCCTCATCCCTTGGAACGGTGCGGTCATTTCTAGATGACCTCGCCTTCGCAACGTTCTTGAGCGAAGACCAGTTCTTCGATGAGCGGTACGCATGAGTGAGGAGCGAATCGAGTGGCAGCCTCTTCCGCCGGGGAGTCCGGCTAGCGACGAGGTGTTGCTGGCCCACGTTCGTGAGCAGGCGGCTCTCGTGGAGCGTCCGTTGACCACCGCTGACTTGGCCGATGCCGTGAGGGCCGTGGGGCGAGCAATCAATGGTGAGGCCGCAGCACGGACCGTCCTGATGTTGCGCGAGCACCTCACTGGCTTGGGTCCACTTCAGAAGTTTGTTGAGAAGGAGAGCGTGACAGATGTATTGGTGGACGGCCAGGGTCGAATCTGGACTGATGGTGCTGACGGGCTTACTGACCATGGAGTGGGCTTTGCGCAGCCTCTTGATGTACGTCAATTGGCAGTACGTCTAGCCTCTCGCGTAGGACGACGCCTCGACGACGCTCAACCTTTCGTCGACGCAATGGTTGCCGGATACCGTCTACACGCGGTGATACCACCGGTCGCCACCGAAGGAACCTTGATCTCCATTCGCCGCGCCACTCAAGAAACGATGACCCTGGCCGAGCTGTGCCGAGACGAAGACGAGCTGTGGTCTCAAGCGCTCACAGCCATCGTGGACGGCAAGCTCAATTTCCTCATCAGCGGCGGAACCGGCACCGGTAAGACCACGCTGCTCTCGGCACTTTTGACCACGGCTTCGCATACCGAGCGGCTGGTGATCGTGGAAGACACCCAGGAACTGCGGCCGAAGCATCCTCACGTGGTGTCACTGCAGTGCCGAACTGCGAACGTGGAGGGGAGCGGCCGCGTGACCCTAACGGACCTGGTGCGAAACGCCCTGCGCATGCGGCCCGACCGCCTGGTGGTGGGGGAATGTCGCGGTGAGGAAGTCGCTGACTTCTTGTCCGCGATGAACACAGGGCACGAAGGCGCAGGTGGAACCGTCCACGCCAACAATGTGGAATCCGTTCCGGCCCGGCTCTATGCGCTCGGGGCGCTCGCGGGTCTTGACCCTGTGGCGCTCGGCTTCCAAGCCTCCAGCGCCATCGACGTCATCATCCACATGAAACGCCGCGCAGGTCATCGGTTCCCTCAAGAAATTGCTCGGCTAGTGATGACCGATAACGGCCTCAGCGTCGAAAGCATCTTCAGCCGAGACTCTGACGGCACGTTCATTCCCGGCCCGGGCGCCGCTTGGTTCCAGAGTGCGCTCACTGAACGCGGAGTGGAGTTCTCATGCTCTGGTTGATCGCAGCCCTTGTCGCCGTGAGCGTTTTCGTGTGGCTGCAACCTGCTCCTAGCCCCTCTTCGCACGAAAAGCCTGAATTACGACGACGCCAGCTTGCGGACTCGAGATCACCTTCGTTTCCAGCGCTTTCACGATTCAAAACAGTGCGGTTGCCGTTCGCGCCATCCAGCACCGATACTTGGGTGGTTCAAGAAGAACTCGCTCAGGGCGTCCGAAAGATCGCCGCGCTACTGCGGGCCGGTGTGCCACCTGTCCGTGCGTGGGAACTCTTGGCCCATCACGAGACTCTCCGTGCGAGACAAGAACCTCATCACGAGGACTCCTCGACTGATGGCGCCTCCGCAACGTTTGCCGACGTGGCTCATCGCGTCAGCGCGGCGATGCGTTTGGGGCTAGAACCAGACCGGCCCTTGAAGCGCGCGTCCCAACAGCCACAGGATCTGTGGGCCAGGCTGAGCTGGTGCGTCAGTCTGAGTAAAGAGACGGGTACACCCCTGTCCACACTGTTTGAACGCGTCGCCGCTGATGAGTCCGCGCGAGCCGACCGAGGACGAGCCCTGGAAAGCGTTCTTGCCGGACCCAAGATGACTCAGAAGCTGCTGGGGTGGTTGCCGGCCGGGGGAGTGCTCATGGCGCAGCTTCTTGGAGCGCAACCGTTGTCGTTGCTCTTCGGAAGCGTTGTAGGTCAAGCGCTTCTCGTGGGCGGGTGCACCCTTTGGTGGATCAACCTGTGGTGGAGCAAGAAATTGCTGGAAAAGGTCACTACGTGTTCGAGCAACTAACGGCGCTACTCATTGGCCTGCTCGTGGCAGCCGCCGTCTGGTGGTGGAACGGAGCCCCGAATGCTTCGAGGTTCTCACCGAAGAGTGGGGATCCGCGTGAGCGTGAGAGTGGGCGCGAAGAGAGCCATGGACCCACGATCGATGAGATTCCCCTGATTCTGGACCTCACGGCAGCCATGCTCGGCGCGGGACTTTCCCTCACGGAGTCGCTCCGAGCGCTCGCAGTTAGCGTGAGGTCCTGTCAGGATCTTTCCCGCGTCAGCCGTTCACTCGAACTGGGAATGAGCTGGGACGACGCGTGGGCGACTGCGCCCGACGACTTTGCCCCACTCGAATCTGCGCTCGCCTTTTCACGCCTCGCGGGTGCATCCAGTTCCAGCCTTCTCGTCGACTCTGCGCAAGCATTCCGTCGGCAAGCTCATCGCCACTTTGAAAAGAAGGCCGCGGAGCTCGGCGTCAAAATCATTGTTCCGTTGGGGCTCTGCGCTCTTCCGGCGTTCCTCCTACTGGGAGTCGGTCCTTTGGTGCTGTCCCTTTTGCCGCAGTGACCGTCACCCACAATTCAGACTTCAGCCACGGCTTGGCCCTGATATTCACAAAATCGAACTCCTCAACTCCACCGCTCAGAACTCAACGGAAAGCTGGACGTGAGGGGGAACAGCCACACTCCGAGGCTTCCTACCTCTCGAAAAACCCAACGGAAATGATGAGGAGAATCTCATGTCACAACTCACCCAGCCAACTGATGAAGGTCAGCTGCCTACCAACCACATCGTCCCGACGAACGCCGTATCCCTTCGAAAGGTGCCGGAACCTGTCGCAGCGGGCGGTCTGGACTTTGGCGCAGAAGAGGGAATCGCGACTGCTGAATTCAGCATCGTAACGCTCGCCGCGGTCGGCTTTGCCGGACTGCTCGTCACCATTCTCGCCAGCGGCGAAGTGCGCGAACTCTTGCTGGGAATGGTGCGCAACGCCCTGGGCGGTTAGAAGCACTGTGCCTCAGCCAGTGACTTAGTCAGACACGAACACCGACGAAACATCTTGAGTAAAGGAGGACGCCATGGTTCCACGCGACGACCAGCAACGAACGGGGAGAACGTGCAAGATGAGCCTGGGTCGTCGCACATTCGTCAAGGAACAGGGGAAGCATCAAGGCGAACTCGGGAGCAGCACGGCCGAAGTGGCTGTCTTGCTCCCGAGCATCGCCCTCTTGCTGAGTGTCTTGTTGTGGGTGGGCATGATCGGGTCTACCCAAATCGCAGTCCAGCAAGCAGCACGCGAAGTGGCCAGGGAGATCGCCCGGGGCCAAGAACATGAAACTGCTCTGGACACAGCCCAACGGATTGCTGGTGATGGTGCGACGGTGCAGACCAGCGACACAGGCCGGCTCACCGAGGTCCAAGTGAGAAGGAAGGTCTCGATGGGCGGAATCGAATGGTTGACTATCGACGTTTCGGCCGGAGCCAGCGTCCTGAGAGAACAGCCATGACGCACACCAAGAGATGCTGTGACAGCGACTCAGCAGCGCGGCGTATCTGGAGTCGACTGAAATCTGGCCAAGACGGCGCCGGAACGGGAATGGTCTTCGGGCTGGTGGCCTCAGGAATCCTCTTGCTGACCATGGTTCTGGCCGTCGTGACCGCGAGCAGCGCCCAATCCAAAGCGGCAACCGCAGCGGACATGGCGGCGCTCGCAGCCGCCGACGTGGCGCGCGGTCTGAAGTCCGGGGAACCCTGCAACACGGCTCAGCTTCTGGCCGCGGAGCACGGTGCTGAACTGTCGTCGTGCCAGATAGATTCGACCCACGCAGGCACGGTGTCCGTCACTACAAGAGTCCCAACAGTCTTTGTTCTCGAGTGGTTGCAGGCCTTCGACTTAGCAGGGGTCGGAAAAGCGCGAGCAGGGCCGCCTCCACTGAATCAGAACTAGAAGCGACGAGGGTGCTGCGGGAAGTTCTTGAGCAGAGCGGTGAGCAGTGCAATGGCTCCGGCCTTGCTGAGTGGATTGTTCTTGTTTCCGCACTTCGGACTTTGCACGCAAGACGGGCATCCCGATTCACACTCACAGGCGGAAACCGCATCACGGGTGGCTGTGATCCACTCGAAGGCGCGCTCATAGCCACGCTCCACGAACCCAGCGCCGCCCGGGTGCCCGTCATAGACAAAGATCGTGGGCGCTTCAGTATCAATGTGCAGCGCGGTGGAGACACCGCCGATGTCCCATCGGTCGCTCGAGGCAACTAGCGGCAAGAGGCCGATCATCGCGTGCTCGGCAGCATGGAGCGCGCCGGGGACTTCATCGATCGAAATTCCGGCAGCGGCCAGACTTGTCTCCGGGATCGTGAACCAGACGGCCTTCGTGTGCAGATCGCGAGGCGGAAGCTCGAGCGGTTCCTCACCCAAGATCTCGTTACTGATGAGAGCTTTTCGCTGGAAGGAGACCACTTTCGTCGTCACCACCACGTCACCCCACTGAGCGGTCACGGGTCCCCAATCCTCATGCCGCTGGACGTCAATGACGTCGATCTTCGTGATGTCCCGGGCTTGGGTATAGAAGTTGGGGTTAGCCCGAGTGACGAAAACGCAATGGTCCGTCTCGTTGAGCTCGTCCACCACGAACGTCTGACCCTGATGCGTGTAGATAGCGCCGTTGTGAGCCTGGAAGTGGGTCTGCGGAGAGTCCATGGTGCCAAGCAACGCGCCAGTTTCGGTATCAACGATGTTGACCGGACCGCCACCATCGGCACGGATGTTCACCATGCCGGCGGCCGATTGCGGATGCACCCAGAACCAGCCAGACGGCCGTCGTCGTAAGTAACCCTGCTCCACCAATCGATCCAACAAAGCCGCCGCCGTGGGACCAAAGTCCTCCACTTCCTCGAGCTTGAGCGGAAGCTCTTCGGCTGCGGCACACAAGTGCGGACCCAAAACGTAGGGATTGGAAGGATCGAAAACGGTCGCCTCCACGGAACGATCAAAAATCGCCTCCGGATGATTGACCAAGTACGTATCCAGCGGATCATCGCTTGCTACCAACACGGCCAAAGCATCTTGACCGGCGCGGCCAGCGCGGCCGATCTGCTGGAAGAAGGACGCTCGCGTTCCGGGCCAGCCAGAGACCAAGACCGCGTCCAAACCAGCGATATCAATACCAAGTTCGAGCGCAGATGTTGAGGCGATGCCCAAGAGCTCGCCATTGCGCAGGCGCCGCTCGAGTTCGCGTCGCTCCTCGGGCAAGTACCCGGACCGATACGCTGCAACGCGCTGACCCAACGCTGGATCCACTTCTTCAAGGTGTTTCTGGGTCAAAGACGCGATGGCCTCGGTGCCGCGGCGCGATTTGATGAAAGAGATGGTGCGAACGTGCGAAGTCACGAGATTGGCCAGCAAGTCCGAGGTCTCGGCGACCACGGAGCGGCGCCGTGGGGCACCGTTTTCGTCGGCAAAGTCGGTGAGCGGCGGCTCCCACAAGGCAACGGTGACCTCACCGTGTGGCGAGAAGTCGGTGGTGACGGCCGTGGCCTGCTGACCCACGAGCTTCCCGAAAGAAACTTCTGGCTCGGCAGAGGTAGCCGAGGCGCCAATGAACACCGGTGCAGACCCCAACCGACGGCAGACGCGGTTGAGCCGACGCATGAGGTTGGCGATGTGAGATCCGAAAACGCCCTTATAGGAGTGCGCTTCGTCGATGATGACGAACTGCAGATCGCGGAAGAATCGGGCCCACTGCGCATGGTTACCCAAGATGCCGTAATGCAGCATGTCCGGGTTGGTGAGCAGGAAATTCGCGTGCTCACGAATCCAGCGGCGTTCTTGCGGATCGGTGTCGCCGTCGTAGGTCTCAGCCCGCAGGCCAGGAAGTTTCAGTTCATTGAGCGAAGAGAGCTGATCAGCGGCCAAGGCTTTCGTGGGCGCTAAATAGAGGACTGTGCCCGCAAAAGGAGTCGCCTCGCTTTCTAGCACTCGGCTCAACGACGGCATGAGGTAGGCAAGTGATTTACCGGACGCGGTTCCAGTAGCCAGAATGACGTGCTGACCTTGCCATGCGAGATCGGCTGCCTGAATCTGGTGCAGCCAGGGACGTTCCACACCGCGGCGCTCATACGCTTCCCGAAGTGCGGGATCTACCCAGGCTGGCCACGGACCCGTGACGGCCTCGCGCGACTCAACGGTTTGAACATGCTTGAGCGCTTCCGGCGCATCGCCGTATCCCAGCAAGGGAATGAGAGTGCGGAAATCAGTCACGAGCCTTCAAACTTCTTTGGTCACGAGGTAGGGAGAGGAGCTAACGGTAGTACGCGCCAAAATACTAGCTTCTAATGCGAGCGGTCCCGCTGTCACCGGCAACGTTCAAGAGAAGCCTGGTAACAGCGGGACCGCCCACTGAAGATTGTGTTGAAGCGCTTAGGAATGCGCGGTAGGGCTGTTGAGGATGTGCGGTTCGCCGCCCTCAAAGACGATGGCGGAGCCGAGGGTT
Encoded here:
- a CDS encoding bifunctional 3'-5' exonuclease/DNA polymerase, which gives rise to MTSYVVVATHSVQQPELESQAASAVIQFLDSDLKEIGHPMVIFGARALASAARDITEQHPTARWVWSDTSRWYRGMLEADARDSHKHPLAIQRAHDLRLTRNLLRFAQTALRTPYIEEISKDWHEENHGELTQFLTDAEDTHQDSLFEPHKEKNASVEYQIAELRLQMAAIPHTPAGSRLRLLIAAESAGAIAATEMGFFGLPWNEEAHKHILEETLGPETTPGHRPAKLQALAEEIGRLLYTPGLNPDSPQDLVRALQRNGIPVNSSSKWELKGKNHPVIEPLLTYKKMYRLYTANGWHWLSTWVRDGRFHPEYVVGGVITGRWASRGGGALQIPRGIREAVRPREGWKLVVADASQLEPRILAAMSRDEGLSQASRGQDLYESVASQGFGGDRAHAKVAMLGAMYGATTGESARLMPTLRKLYPTAIAALEKAARAGETGGVVSTHLGRTTPRPGPRWLASQQTSSHEEQSRAGTIARTRGRYTRNFLVQGSAAEWALMWIAELRRQLAFNFLEDDDAAARPELVFFLHDEVMVHTPEEYAERAQACIEDAAAQATKWMFGNTTVEFPLTVAIVDKYSDAK
- a CDS encoding Rv3654c family TadE-like protein; this translates as MTHTKRCCDSDSAARRIWSRLKSGQDGAGTGMVFGLVASGILLLTMVLAVVTASSAQSKAATAADMAALAAADVARGLKSGEPCNTAQLLAAEHGAELSSCQIDSTHAGTVSVTTRVPTVFVLEWLQAFDLAGVGKARAGPPPLNQN
- a CDS encoding DEAD/DEAH box helicase, yielding MTDFRTLIPLLGYGDAPEALKHVQTVESREAVTGPWPAWVDPALREAYERRGVERPWLHQIQAADLAWQGQHVILATGTASGKSLAYLMPSLSRVLESEATPFAGTVLYLAPTKALAADQLSSLNELKLPGLRAETYDGDTDPQERRWIREHANFLLTNPDMLHYGILGNHAQWARFFRDLQFVIIDEAHSYKGVFGSHIANLMRRLNRVCRRLGSAPVFIGASATSAEPEVSFGKLVGQQATAVTTDFSPHGEVTVALWEPPLTDFADENGAPRRRSVVAETSDLLANLVTSHVRTISFIKSRRGTEAIASLTQKHLEEVDPALGQRVAAYRSGYLPEERRELERRLRNGELLGIASTSALELGIDIAGLDAVLVSGWPGTRASFFQQIGRAGRAGQDALAVLVASDDPLDTYLVNHPEAIFDRSVEATVFDPSNPYVLGPHLCAAAEELPLKLEEVEDFGPTAAALLDRLVEQGYLRRRPSGWFWVHPQSAAGMVNIRADGGGPVNIVDTETGALLGTMDSPQTHFQAHNGAIYTHQGQTFVVDELNETDHCVFVTRANPNFYTQARDITKIDVIDVQRHEDWGPVTAQWGDVVVTTKVVSFQRKALISNEILGEEPLELPPRDLHTKAVWFTIPETSLAAAGISIDEVPGALHAAEHAMIGLLPLVASSDRWDIGGVSTALHIDTEAPTIFVYDGHPGGAGFVERGYERAFEWITATRDAVSACECESGCPSCVQSPKCGNKNNPLSKAGAIALLTALLKNFPQHPRRF
- a CDS encoding NUDIX hydrolase, which produces MSAREELMQVVDNHRAAVERNERIPMPSDWTFGRVDDETARHAAVLILFGHLDNVPAVSHDSTVSDELDVLLLERARTLRKHPGQIAFPGGGVDDTDRDVTHTALREAVEETGLDPAGVDVLGRLQLTELPVTNFLVTPVIGWWTKPSPVEAVDVNESRTVFRAPVADLLNPENRRSVRVERDGHTHFSPGFVVGDRVVWGFTAIVLDRLFNEAGWTIPWEPAEEITPPFSNRH
- a CDS encoding TadE family protein; translated protein: MVPRDDQQRTGRTCKMSLGRRTFVKEQGKHQGELGSSTAEVAVLLPSIALLLSVLLWVGMIGSTQIAVQQAAREVAREIARGQEHETALDTAQRIAGDGATVQTSDTGRLTEVQVRRKVSMGGIEWLTIDVSAGASVLREQP
- a CDS encoding type II secretion system F family protein; the encoded protein is MLWLIAALVAVSVFVWLQPAPSPSSHEKPELRRRQLADSRSPSFPALSRFKTVRLPFAPSSTDTWVVQEELAQGVRKIAALLRAGVPPVRAWELLAHHETLRARQEPHHEDSSTDGASATFADVAHRVSAAMRLGLEPDRPLKRASQQPQDLWARLSWCVSLSKETGTPLSTLFERVAADESARADRGRALESVLAGPKMTQKLLGWLPAGGVLMAQLLGAQPLSLLFGSVVGQALLVGGCTLWWINLWWSKKLLEKVTTCSSN
- a CDS encoding type II secretion system F family protein; the protein is MFEQLTALLIGLLVAAAVWWWNGAPNASRFSPKSGDPRERESGREESHGPTIDEIPLILDLTAAMLGAGLSLTESLRALAVSVRSCQDLSRVSRSLELGMSWDDAWATAPDDFAPLESALAFSRLAGASSSSLLVDSAQAFRRQAHRHFEKKAAELGVKIIVPLGLCALPAFLLLGVGPLVLSLLPQ
- a CDS encoding TadA family conjugal transfer-associated ATPase, with amino-acid sequence MSEERIEWQPLPPGSPASDEVLLAHVREQAALVERPLTTADLADAVRAVGRAINGEAAARTVLMLREHLTGLGPLQKFVEKESVTDVLVDGQGRIWTDGADGLTDHGVGFAQPLDVRQLAVRLASRVGRRLDDAQPFVDAMVAGYRLHAVIPPVATEGTLISIRRATQETMTLAELCRDEDELWSQALTAIVDGKLNFLISGGTGTGKTTLLSALLTTASHTERLVIVEDTQELRPKHPHVVSLQCRTANVEGSGRVTLTDLVRNALRMRPDRLVVGECRGEEVADFLSAMNTGHEGAGGTVHANNVESVPARLYALGALAGLDPVALGFQASSAIDVIIHMKRRAGHRFPQEIARLVMTDNGLSVESIFSRDSDGTFIPGPGAAWFQSALTERGVEFSCSG
- a CDS encoding DUF4244 domain-containing protein, whose translation is MSQLTQPTDEGQLPTNHIVPTNAVSLRKVPEPVAAGGLDFGAEEGIATAEFSIVTLAAVGFAGLLVTILASGEVRELLLGMVRNALGG